One Qipengyuania aurantiaca genomic region harbors:
- the sufC gene encoding Fe-S cluster assembly ATPase SufC, which yields MLKIENLTAEIDGKQILNGLTLDVAAGEVHAIMGPNGAGKSTLSYVLGGRPGYEVTGGSVTFNGEDLLDMEPHERAAAGLFLGFQYPVEIPGVSNVQFLREALNSQRKQRGEEPLSGGEFLKLAKEKAGLLKLDMGMLKRNVNVGFSGGEKKRAEMVQMGILDPSFAVLDETDSGLDIDALRVVGEGINSIMRSPDKAVLLITHYQRLLEVVKPDRVSILAKGRIVRTGGPELATRLENEGYDAVMAEPA from the coding sequence ATGCTTAAGATCGAAAACCTCACTGCCGAAATCGACGGCAAGCAGATCCTCAATGGCCTGACGCTCGATGTCGCGGCTGGCGAAGTGCACGCCATCATGGGCCCCAATGGCGCGGGCAAGTCCACTCTGTCCTATGTGCTCGGCGGCCGGCCGGGTTACGAAGTGACCGGCGGTTCGGTGACGTTCAACGGTGAAGACCTGCTCGACATGGAACCGCACGAGCGCGCGGCGGCGGGCCTTTTCCTCGGTTTCCAGTACCCGGTCGAGATCCCCGGCGTGTCGAACGTCCAGTTCTTGCGCGAGGCGTTGAATTCGCAGCGCAAACAGCGCGGGGAAGAACCGCTTTCGGGTGGCGAATTCCTCAAGCTCGCCAAGGAAAAGGCCGGTCTTCTCAAGCTCGACATGGGCATGCTCAAGCGCAATGTGAACGTCGGCTTTTCGGGCGGCGAGAAGAAGCGCGCGGAGATGGTCCAGATGGGCATTCTCGACCCCTCCTTCGCCGTGCTGGACGAGACCGACAGCGGCCTCGACATCGACGCGCTGCGCGTGGTCGGCGAAGGGATTAATTCGATCATGCGCTCGCCCGACAAGGCCGTGCTGCTGATCACGCATTACCAGCGTCTGCTCGAAGTGGTGAAGCCCGACCGCGTGTCGATTCTTGCCAAGGGCCGGATCGTGCGCACGGGTGGCCCGGAACTCGCCACGCGCCTTGAGAACGAAGGCTATGACGCGGTGATGGCGGAGCCGGCATGA
- a CDS encoding AMP-dependent synthetase/ligase has protein sequence MLSDIDSANNLVELFLKRADERPDRAFLGAKRDGEWQTITWGEAADRVCLLSEALLGLGLKPGDRVCLVSENRPEWCIADLAIMAAGCITVPAYVTNTERDHVHILDNSGARAVIVSTEKLLGPLHGALQATGIADHVIGIEDLHRQQSGSFGYHQWDALVDGDAAAARKAVEERIAHIGRGDTACIIYTSGTGGAPRGVMQHHGAILCNIAGAAEILAEDFGIDEEERFLSFLPASHAYEHTGGQYLPISIGAQIYYSEGLEKLASNIEETRPTIMVVVPRLFEVLRTRIMKQVQKQGGLAEKLMNTALEVGERRAEGKKQFGDGLKDAVVGKLLKPKIRQRFGGRIKAMVSGGAPLNPEVGIFFESMGLTMLQGYGQTEAGPVVACNRPKAGIAMHSVGPAMRGVEVKIAEDGEILCRGELVMHGYWQNEAETDRTIKDGWLHTGDIGHLDEKDRIVITDRKKDMIVNDKGDNIAPQKVEGMLTLQPEIGQAMVAGDKRPYIVGLIVPDAEWALDWAKANGKKFDLKTLQDDPEFRSAVRKAVDRVNKDLSVIEKVRQFTFADEGFTIENEEMTPSMKIRRHKIKDRYGDRLDGLYRS, from the coding sequence GTGCTGTCGGATATCGATTCCGCCAATAATCTGGTCGAACTTTTCCTGAAACGCGCCGATGAGCGCCCCGACCGGGCCTTCCTCGGAGCAAAACGCGACGGCGAATGGCAGACGATCACATGGGGCGAGGCGGCCGACCGCGTATGCCTGCTCTCCGAAGCCCTTCTCGGCCTCGGCCTCAAACCCGGCGACCGCGTGTGCCTTGTGTCGGAAAACCGCCCCGAATGGTGCATCGCCGACCTCGCGATCATGGCCGCCGGCTGCATTACGGTTCCGGCCTATGTCACCAACACCGAGCGGGACCACGTTCATATCCTCGACAATTCGGGTGCCAGGGCGGTGATCGTCTCGACCGAAAAGCTGCTCGGGCCGCTGCACGGCGCGCTTCAGGCAACCGGCATTGCCGACCATGTGATCGGCATCGAGGACCTTCACCGTCAGCAATCGGGCAGCTTCGGATACCATCAGTGGGACGCGCTGGTCGACGGCGACGCCGCGGCGGCGCGCAAGGCGGTCGAGGAACGGATCGCCCATATCGGTCGCGGCGACACCGCCTGCATCATCTACACCAGCGGCACGGGCGGCGCGCCGCGCGGCGTGATGCAGCACCACGGGGCCATCCTGTGCAATATCGCCGGCGCCGCCGAGATCCTGGCGGAAGATTTCGGCATCGACGAGGAGGAGCGTTTCCTCTCCTTCCTGCCGGCCAGCCACGCCTATGAGCACACGGGCGGGCAATATCTGCCCATCTCGATCGGCGCGCAGATCTATTATTCCGAAGGTCTCGAAAAGCTCGCCAGCAATATCGAGGAAACCCGGCCGACGATCATGGTCGTCGTTCCGCGCCTTTTCGAGGTGCTGCGCACGCGGATCATGAAACAGGTCCAGAAGCAGGGTGGTCTGGCCGAAAAGCTCATGAACACCGCACTGGAAGTCGGCGAACGCCGCGCCGAGGGCAAGAAGCAGTTTGGCGACGGGCTCAAGGACGCGGTGGTCGGAAAGCTGCTCAAGCCCAAGATCCGCCAGCGCTTCGGCGGCCGGATCAAGGCGATGGTGTCGGGCGGCGCGCCGCTCAACCCCGAGGTCGGCATCTTTTTCGAGAGCATGGGTCTCACCATGCTTCAGGGCTACGGCCAGACCGAGGCGGGCCCCGTGGTCGCCTGCAACCGCCCCAAGGCGGGCATCGCGATGCACTCGGTCGGCCCAGCCATGCGCGGGGTCGAGGTCAAGATTGCCGAGGATGGCGAAATCCTCTGCCGCGGCGAGTTGGTGATGCACGGTTACTGGCAAAACGAGGCCGAAACCGACCGCACGATCAAAGACGGCTGGCTCCACACCGGCGATATCGGCCATCTCGACGAGAAGGACCGTATCGTCATCACCGACCGCAAGAAGGACATGATCGTCAACGACAAGGGCGACAACATCGCCCCGCAGAAGGTCGAGGGCATGCTGACGCTGCAGCCCGAGATCGGTCAGGCAATGGTGGCGGGCGACAAGCGTCCCTATATCGTCGGCCTGATCGTGCCCGACGCGGAATGGGCGCTCGACTGGGCCAAAGCGAACGGCAAGAAATTCGACTTGAAAACGCTGCAGGACGATCCCGAATTCCGCAGTGCGGTCCGCAAGGCGGTCGATCGGGTGAACAAGGACCTCTCGGTGATCGAAAAGGTCCGCCAGTTCACCTTCGCGGACGAGGGCTTCACCATCGAGAACGAGGAAATGACGCCCTCGATGAAAATCCGCCGCCACAAGATCAAGGACCGCTACGGCGACCGGCTGGATGGGCTCTACCGCAGCTAA
- a CDS encoding cupin domain-containing protein: MREIAIILTSTLLLGGCTTRQHISEALPSALEAGWEGSRVCTLQHQTETHRVLRCTFPPGVGHERHYHPPHYGYALSGGTMQLTSESGTRTATLATGSDYSSDGVQWHEVVNVGEATVTYLIVEEL, translated from the coding sequence ATGCGTGAAATAGCGATAATCCTCACCAGCACCTTGCTGCTGGGCGGCTGCACCACGCGCCAGCATATCAGCGAAGCGCTGCCCTCCGCGCTGGAAGCGGGCTGGGAGGGCAGCCGCGTTTGCACGCTCCAGCACCAGACCGAAACGCACCGGGTCCTGCGCTGCACCTTCCCGCCGGGCGTGGGCCACGAACGACATTATCACCCGCCGCATTACGGCTATGCGCTGAGCGGCGGCACGATGCAGCTTACCAGTGAGAGCGGCACGCGCACCGCAACGCTGGCGACGGGCTCAGATTATTCGAGTGACGGGGTGCAGTGGCACGAAGTGGTCAACGTGGGCGAGGCCACGGTGACCTATCTGATCGTGGAAGAACTCTAG
- a CDS encoding AraC family transcriptional regulator: MAAGAIGTEPYAFEWVEAPQEIAPYLNSLYVLRAGSALVEDTMPAYSGQMVLTLRGGGTMRFASGEIARSSDAFFQCPLTQAHRFELEPHTVMLGVSLNFRGWAALTQLPVDSNRDTYLTVREVLGDTVGDRVDALLARIHSGAVDEKGALDELARIVADEIAPLSERHQQVIDRTLEWLSSSFKPEVATLYDKLPYSERQVQRLVTRFFGQPPVRLIRRYRAIRAATLLAMPDLSPTLEAEIREAFYDQAHMIKEIRQFTGRTPRRLRPKEQSVVKETLGEAGYGSVDLFGGNQDEMLGRKSD; the protein is encoded by the coding sequence ATGGCCGCAGGGGCTATCGGAACAGAACCATATGCATTCGAGTGGGTGGAGGCGCCGCAAGAGATCGCGCCCTATCTAAACTCGCTTTATGTCCTTCGCGCCGGCAGCGCGCTGGTGGAAGACACAATGCCCGCTTATTCGGGCCAGATGGTGCTCACCCTTCGCGGGGGCGGCACGATGCGCTTTGCTTCAGGCGAGATCGCCCGATCGAGCGACGCCTTCTTCCAGTGCCCGCTGACCCAGGCGCACCGCTTCGAACTCGAACCGCATACGGTGATGCTGGGCGTCTCGCTCAACTTCCGCGGCTGGGCCGCGCTGACGCAGCTTCCCGTCGATAGCAATCGCGACACCTATCTGACGGTTCGCGAAGTTCTGGGCGACACTGTGGGGGACCGCGTGGACGCGCTGCTCGCCCGTATCCATTCGGGTGCGGTGGACGAAAAGGGCGCGCTCGACGAACTTGCCCGGATCGTCGCAGACGAGATCGCTCCGCTCTCCGAACGCCACCAACAGGTGATCGACCGGACCCTCGAATGGCTGTCCTCCTCCTTCAAGCCGGAGGTGGCGACGCTTTACGACAAGCTCCCCTATTCCGAACGGCAGGTGCAGCGACTCGTCACGCGGTTCTTCGGTCAGCCGCCGGTGCGTCTGATCCGTCGCTACCGTGCGATTCGCGCTGCGACCCTGCTCGCCATGCCGGACCTCTCGCCCACGCTGGAGGCGGAAATCCGCGAGGCGTTTTACGACCAGGCGCACATGATCAAGGAAATCCGCCAGTTCACCGGCCGCACCCCGCGCCGTCTGCGGCCGAAGGAACAGTCGGTGGTGAAAGAAACGCTTGGCGAAGCTGGGTATGGCTCGGTCGACCTGTTTGGCGGCAACCAGGACGAAATGCTGGGGCGCAAATCCGACTGA
- the sufB gene encoding Fe-S cluster assembly protein SufB, which translates to MNEQVDIQDREAKEAAAKVAEYEHGWSSDIETEFAEKGLTEDTVRFISAKKNEPEWMLDWRLKAFRLWQEMEEPDWAKLGYPEIDYQDAYYYAAPKKKPELESLDELDPAIRETYEKLGIPIAEQEVLAGVKGARKVAVDAVFDSVSVATTFREELKKAGVIFLSISEAIREYPELVKKWLGKVVPQKDNFFATLNCAVFSDGTFVYVPEGVRCPMELSTYFRINAENTGQFERTLIVAENGSYVSYLEGCTAPMRDENQLHAAVVELVALDDAEIKYSTVQNWYPGDENGKGGIYNFVTKRALCQGARSKVSWTQVETGSAVTWKYPSCVLNGEDSVGEFYSVAVTNNYQQADTGTKMVHNGKGSRSTIISKGISAGRSNNTYRGLVRVAANADGVRNRTECDSLLIGDECGAHTVPYIEVKNPSAQIEHEATTSKISDDQLFYAMQRGLDDEEAIALIVNGFAKEVLKELPMEFAVEAQKLLAISLEGSVG; encoded by the coding sequence GTGAACGAGCAAGTGGACATCCAAGACCGCGAAGCGAAGGAGGCTGCCGCAAAGGTCGCCGAATACGAACACGGCTGGTCTTCGGACATCGAAACCGAATTTGCCGAGAAGGGCCTGACCGAAGACACGGTCCGCTTCATCTCGGCCAAGAAGAACGAGCCTGAATGGATGCTCGACTGGCGCCTCAAGGCCTTCCGCCTATGGCAGGAGATGGAAGAGCCGGACTGGGCCAAGCTCGGCTATCCCGAGATCGACTACCAAGACGCCTATTACTACGCCGCGCCGAAAAAGAAGCCGGAGCTGGAATCGCTCGACGAGCTCGATCCGGCGATCCGCGAGACTTACGAGAAGCTTGGCATCCCAATTGCCGAGCAGGAAGTGCTTGCCGGGGTGAAGGGCGCGCGCAAGGTCGCGGTGGACGCCGTGTTCGACAGCGTTTCGGTTGCTACCACCTTCCGCGAGGAGCTGAAGAAGGCGGGCGTCATCTTCCTTTCGATCAGCGAGGCGATCCGTGAATATCCCGAGCTGGTGAAAAAGTGGCTCGGCAAGGTCGTGCCGCAGAAGGACAATTTCTTCGCGACGCTGAACTGCGCGGTCTTTTCGGACGGCACCTTCGTCTATGTGCCCGAGGGCGTGCGCTGCCCGATGGAGCTATCGACCTATTTTCGCATCAACGCCGAGAACACCGGCCAGTTCGAACGCACGCTGATCGTGGCCGAAAACGGCAGCTATGTCAGCTATCTCGAAGGCTGCACTGCGCCGATGCGTGATGAAAATCAGCTCCACGCCGCCGTGGTCGAGCTGGTCGCGCTGGACGATGCCGAGATCAAATATTCGACCGTCCAGAACTGGTATCCGGGCGACGAGAACGGCAAGGGCGGGATCTACAATTTCGTCACCAAGCGCGCGCTTTGCCAGGGCGCGCGCAGCAAGGTCAGCTGGACGCAGGTCGAAACCGGCAGCGCGGTGACGTGGAAATACCCCTCCTGCGTGCTCAACGGCGAAGACAGCGTGGGCGAGTTTTATTCGGTTGCGGTTACAAACAACTACCAGCAGGCCGACACAGGAACCAAAATGGTTCACAACGGCAAGGGCAGCCGCTCGACGATCATCTCCAAGGGCATTTCCGCCGGAAGATCGAACAACACCTATCGCGGCCTCGTGCGCGTGGCCGCCAATGCCGACGGCGTGCGCAACCGCACCGAATGCGACAGCCTCCTGATCGGCGACGAATGCGGTGCGCACACTGTGCCCTATATCGAGGTGAAGAACCCGAGCGCCCAGATCGAGCACGAGGCGACCACCAGCAAGATCAGCGACGACCAGCTCTTCTACGCCATGCAGCGCGGCCTCGACGACGAGGAGGCCATCGCGCTGATCGTCAACGGCTTTGCGAAAGAGGTGCTGAAAGAGCTGCCGATGGAGTTCGCGGTTGAGGCGCAGAAGCTCCTGGCTATTTCGCTTGAGGGGAGTGTCGGTTGA
- a CDS encoding MerC domain-containing protein: protein MLQRAINPIRERLDRIGIGLSGLCALHCLASIVLVSGLGIGGEFFLAPEIHRWGLVIATLVAAVAIGWGALRHRMAMPFVIAMTGLTFMGAALAVPHGYKEAVLTIIGVALVSLGHILNMRHCHSTACKERCGD from the coding sequence ATGTTGCAACGCGCCATCAATCCGATTCGGGAGCGGCTGGACCGCATCGGCATTGGCCTTTCCGGCTTGTGCGCGCTGCATTGCCTCGCCAGCATCGTGCTGGTGTCGGGCCTCGGCATCGGCGGCGAGTTCTTTCTCGCGCCGGAAATCCATCGCTGGGGTCTGGTGATTGCAACGCTCGTAGCCGCCGTCGCCATCGGCTGGGGCGCTCTGCGCCACCGGATGGCCATGCCCTTCGTCATCGCCATGACCGGGCTTACCTTCATGGGAGCCGCTTTGGCCGTGCCGCATGGCTACAAGGAAGCGGTGCTGACGATCATTGGCGTTGCGCTGGTCTCGCTCGGCCACATCCTCAATATGCGCCATTGCCACTCCACCGCTTGCAAGGAGCGCTGCGGGGACTAA
- a CDS encoding quinone-dependent dihydroorotate dehydrogenase has translation MLFDLARPALFALDPERAHKLTLAALKTAPLGKPAKPGALATEVSGIAFPNPLGMAAGFDKDGEVPDKLLALGFGFAEVGSITPRPQAGNPKPRLFRLVEDRAVINRMGFNNGGSAIAAERLAARQGRPGVLGINIGANKDSEDRIADYATMTRIMAPLATYLAVNISSPNTPGLRALQDESALTGLLDAVFEARGEDGPPVFLKVAPDLEPADIDAIARIAADKKLGALIVSNTTISRPKLRSHHAGEAGGLSGAPLRDLALQRIRDFRKATGGSISLVGVGGIASAEDAWARIKAGASLVQLYSAMVYEGPGLPNRITRGLTTLMRREGFASIAQAVGTE, from the coding sequence ATGCTGTTCGATCTTGCCCGCCCCGCCCTCTTCGCCCTCGACCCCGAACGCGCCCACAAGCTGACGCTGGCGGCGCTGAAGACGGCACCGCTCGGCAAGCCCGCAAAGCCCGGCGCTTTAGCGACCGAAGTCTCAGGAATCGCCTTCCCCAATCCGCTGGGCATGGCGGCGGGCTTCGACAAGGATGGCGAGGTCCCCGACAAGCTGCTGGCGCTGGGCTTCGGCTTTGCCGAGGTCGGCTCGATCACGCCGCGCCCGCAGGCAGGCAATCCCAAGCCGCGCCTGTTCCGGCTGGTCGAGGACCGCGCGGTGATCAACCGGATGGGCTTCAACAACGGCGGCTCGGCGATCGCGGCGGAGCGACTCGCGGCGCGGCAGGGCCGCCCGGGCGTGCTCGGCATCAACATCGGCGCCAACAAGGACAGCGAGGACCGGATTGCCGACTACGCCACGATGACGCGCATCATGGCCCCGCTCGCGACCTATCTCGCGGTCAATATCTCCAGCCCCAATACGCCGGGCCTGCGCGCGCTGCAGGACGAAAGCGCGCTGACCGGCCTGCTCGACGCCGTGTTCGAGGCGCGCGGCGAAGACGGACCGCCGGTTTTCCTCAAGGTCGCCCCCGATCTCGAACCCGCCGATATCGACGCGATCGCCCGGATTGCCGCGGACAAGAAACTTGGCGCGCTCATCGTGTCGAACACAACTATCTCGCGCCCGAAACTGCGGTCGCACCATGCGGGCGAAGCGGGCGGGCTTTCGGGGGCGCCCTTGCGCGACCTGGCCCTCCAGCGGATCCGCGACTTCCGCAAGGCGACCGGCGGGTCGATCTCTCTCGTCGGCGTCGGCGGGATCGCCAGCGCGGAAGACGCTTGGGCGCGGATCAAGGCGGGCGCGAGCCTCGTCCAGCTGTACAGCGCGATGGTCTATGAAGGCCCCGGGCTCCCAAACCGGATCACGCGCGGCCTGACCACGCTGATGCGGCGCGAAGGCTTCGCTTCGATTGCCCAAGCGGTCGGAACCGAATAG
- a CDS encoding SUF system Fe-S cluster assembly regulator, translating to MRLSNLADYAVVTMSQAARHCGGGRVSASELAAQTGLPAPTVQKLVSKLVGAGLLRSVRGAGGGLQLARPAAAITLADIVEAVEGPIALTACIEGNDCSVDHDCRVRPHWPLVNETLRSALAGISLVQLAQEKELA from the coding sequence ATGCGCCTTTCGAACCTTGCAGATTACGCTGTCGTCACGATGAGCCAGGCAGCTCGCCATTGCGGCGGGGGCAGGGTCAGCGCGTCCGAACTTGCGGCCCAGACCGGCCTTCCTGCGCCCACGGTGCAGAAGCTGGTGAGCAAGCTGGTCGGCGCAGGCCTCCTGCGTTCGGTGCGCGGGGCGGGCGGCGGCTTGCAGCTGGCGCGCCCGGCGGCGGCGATCACGCTGGCGGATATTGTCGAGGCGGTCGAGGGACCCATTGCGCTCACCGCGTGTATCGAGGGCAATGATTGCTCGGTCGATCACGATTGCCGGGTGCGGCCGCATTGGCCCTTGGTGAACGAAACGCTGCGCAGCGCGCTGGCTGGCATCAGCCTCGTGCAACTGGCGCAGGAAAAGGAACTCGCGTGA
- the thiS gene encoding sulfur carrier protein ThiS has translation MIALTVNGESRRTAATTIAQLVRELELDPAKVAVEHNGTIAPRSELDTHALGEGDTLEIVHFVGGGQDDDTWSVAGRTFKSRLIVGTGKYKDFQQNAAALEASGAEIVTVAVRRVNVSDPKAPMLTDYIDPKQTTYLPNTAGCFTADDAIRTLRLAREAGGWDLVKLEVLGEAKTLYPDMRETLKATEVLAKEGFHPMVYCVDDPIAAKQLEEAGAVAIMPLGAPIGSGLGIQNQVTIRLIVEGANVPVLVDAGVGTASDAAVAMELGCDGVLMNTAIAEAKDPIRMARAMKLAVEAGRDAYLAGRMGRRKYADPSSPLAGLI, from the coding sequence ATGATTGCCCTGACCGTCAACGGCGAAAGCCGCCGCACCGCCGCCACCACCATTGCCCAGCTCGTTCGCGAGCTCGAACTCGATCCTGCGAAGGTGGCGGTCGAGCACAACGGCACGATTGCGCCGCGCAGCGAGCTCGACACGCACGCGCTTGGCGAAGGCGATACGCTGGAGATCGTGCATTTCGTGGGCGGCGGGCAGGACGACGACACGTGGAGCGTGGCGGGTCGCACCTTCAAGAGCCGCCTCATCGTCGGCACCGGCAAGTACAAGGATTTCCAGCAGAACGCTGCCGCGCTCGAGGCAAGCGGGGCGGAAATCGTCACCGTTGCGGTGCGCCGGGTCAATGTCAGCGATCCCAAGGCGCCGATGCTGACCGATTACATCGATCCCAAGCAAACCACCTACCTCCCCAACACCGCCGGCTGCTTCACCGCCGACGACGCGATCCGCACCCTGCGCCTCGCGCGCGAGGCGGGCGGTTGGGACCTGGTGAAACTCGAAGTGCTCGGCGAGGCGAAAACGCTCTATCCCGACATGCGCGAGACGCTGAAGGCGACCGAGGTGCTGGCCAAGGAAGGCTTCCACCCGATGGTCTATTGCGTCGACGATCCGATCGCGGCGAAGCAGCTCGAAGAAGCGGGCGCAGTGGCAATCATGCCTCTGGGCGCGCCGATCGGTTCGGGCCTCGGCATCCAGAACCAGGTCACGATCCGCCTGATCGTCGAGGGCGCGAATGTGCCCGTGCTCGTCGACGCAGGCGTCGGAACGGCTTCCGACGCGGCGGTGGCGATGGAACTCGGCTGCGACGGCGTGCTGATGAACACCGCCATTGCCGAAGCGAAGGACCCGATCCGCATGGCGCGCGCGATGAAGCTGGCCGTCGAGGCCGGCCGCGACGCCTATCTCGCTGGCCGCATGGGGCGGCGCAAATATGCCGACCCGTCGAGCCCGCTGGCAGGGCTGATATAA
- the ggt gene encoding gamma-glutamyltransferase: MLRALPLSLVAFTLSGCITYTQADTAEPRTEAPAFTGAVSAADPRAQAAGEEILARGGSATDAAIAVMLALTVVEPQSSGIGGGGFLVRGEAGGSVTTFDGRETAPSGATPDWFLSETGELPPFIDSVRSGLSVGVPGNIALAAKAHAAHGRLDWATLFEPAIRLAREGFRINPRLNTSLESAKNRAAFSAEGRALFFDAEGAALPVGTLVRNEALAKTFEALAARGPEAFYAGEIAQALATTIAADTPRDGAMTYADIASYEAKERDAVCTPYREYRICSMGPPTSGGVAVQQILGQLERFDLAALGADNPVTWHLFLEAQRLAYADREIYLADSDFVSVPVAGLLEPTYLAERSALISPDRSLADPQAGKPRGAPLALADGDESVEHGTSHFAVIDSARTMVSYTSTVEGPFGSGLMVAGFYLNNELTDFSRSPQVDGRLVANRVEGGKRPRSSMSPTVVYDPEGQPFMVVGAAGGSTIPVTTARAIIGAIDFGLSAEGSLGLPFTMAFGSRVLLEEGTWLETSAEAFRALGHEDLIIRAAPIKGGALLHGAGEWQSARDPRLVGQLELP; the protein is encoded by the coding sequence ATGCTTCGCGCCCTGCCCCTCTCGCTCGTCGCCTTCACCCTCTCGGGCTGCATTACCTACACGCAAGCGGACACGGCCGAGCCGCGAACCGAAGCGCCCGCCTTCACCGGTGCTGTCAGCGCCGCCGACCCGCGCGCGCAGGCCGCAGGCGAGGAAATCCTCGCACGCGGCGGCAGCGCGACCGATGCCGCGATCGCAGTGATGCTGGCGCTAACGGTGGTCGAGCCGCAAAGCTCGGGGATCGGCGGCGGCGGGTTCCTGGTGCGAGGCGAAGCGGGTGGCTCGGTCACCACCTTCGACGGCCGCGAGACCGCCCCTTCAGGCGCGACGCCCGACTGGTTCCTGAGCGAGACGGGCGAGTTGCCCCCCTTTATCGATTCTGTCCGCAGCGGGCTGAGCGTGGGCGTGCCCGGAAATATCGCTCTCGCCGCCAAGGCCCATGCCGCGCACGGACGGCTCGACTGGGCCACGCTGTTCGAACCGGCGATCCGGCTCGCGCGCGAAGGCTTCCGCATCAATCCGCGCCTCAACACTTCGCTCGAAAGCGCGAAGAACCGCGCAGCCTTCAGCGCGGAAGGCCGTGCGCTCTTCTTCGATGCCGAAGGCGCGGCGCTTCCGGTCGGCACGCTGGTGCGCAACGAAGCGCTTGCAAAGACCTTCGAGGCGCTGGCCGCGCGTGGACCCGAGGCCTTCTATGCCGGCGAGATCGCGCAGGCGCTCGCCACCACCATCGCCGCCGACACGCCGCGCGACGGCGCCATGACCTATGCCGACATCGCCTCCTACGAAGCGAAGGAGCGCGACGCGGTCTGCACGCCCTATCGCGAGTATCGCATCTGTTCGATGGGGCCGCCGACCTCGGGCGGGGTCGCGGTCCAGCAGATCCTCGGCCAGCTCGAACGCTTCGACCTCGCGGCGCTGGGCGCAGACAATCCGGTCACCTGGCACCTGTTCCTCGAGGCGCAGCGCCTCGCCTATGCCGACCGCGAGATCTATCTCGCCGACAGCGATTTCGTCTCCGTGCCTGTCGCAGGCTTGCTCGAGCCGACCTATTTGGCCGAACGCAGCGCGCTGATCTCGCCCGACCGTTCGCTCGCCGATCCGCAGGCCGGAAAGCCACGCGGCGCGCCACTGGCGCTGGCCGATGGCGACGAGTCGGTGGAGCACGGCACATCGCATTTCGCCGTCATCGATAGCGCGCGCACCATGGTCAGCTACACCTCCACCGTGGAAGGCCCTTTCGGCTCGGGACTGATGGTGGCCGGCTTCTACCTCAACAACGAACTCACCGATTTCAGTCGGTCGCCGCAGGTCGACGGGCGGCTGGTGGCGAACCGCGTGGAGGGGGGCAAACGCCCGCGCAGCTCCATGTCGCCGACCGTGGTCTACGATCCCGAAGGCCAGCCCTTCATGGTCGTGGGTGCAGCAGGAGGCAGCACCATCCCCGTGACCACGGCGCGCGCCATAATCGGCGCCATCGACTTCGGCCTGTCCGCAGAAGGTTCGCTCGGCCTGCCCTTCACCATGGCCTTTGGCAGCCGCGTACTGCTGGAGGAAGGAACTTGGCTCGAAACCTCCGCCGAGGCCTTCCGCGCCTTGGGCCATGAGGACCTGATCATCCGCGCGGCCCCGATCAAGGGCGGGGCGCTGCTGCATGGGGCAGGCGAATGGCAGAGCGCGCGCGACCCGCGCCTCGTGGGACAACTCGAACTCCCCTGA
- a CDS encoding endonuclease domain-containing protein: protein MTDRKTLQLRNPSETADTAPALKKKGRGWEISEKRLDALHEQARDMRRHSTEAHKALAEKFAHADMGPFTFKRHAVVGSAIVDFNCHKLGMAIMIDEEGQDETLSRRRDKSLETVGIRVMRIAAKDILEDMDAVLQRITLGMRSRIADKRERRAAHNASSRGDRS from the coding sequence ATGACTGACCGCAAGACCCTCCAGCTCCGCAACCCTAGCGAAACAGCCGACACCGCACCCGCGCTCAAGAAGAAGGGCCGTGGGTGGGAAATTTCGGAGAAGCGGCTCGATGCGCTGCACGAGCAGGCGCGCGACATGCGCCGCCACTCGACCGAGGCGCACAAGGCGCTCGCCGAGAAATTCGCGCATGCCGACATGGGTCCCTTCACCTTCAAGCGTCACGCCGTGGTCGGCAGTGCGATCGTCGATTTCAACTGCCACAAGCTCGGTATGGCGATCATGATTGACGAGGAAGGGCAGGACGAGACGCTCAGCCGTCGCCGCGACAAGAGCCTCGAGACGGTCGGCATCCGCGTGATGCGCATCGCCGCCAAGGACATTCTGGAAGACATGGACGCCGTCCTCCAGAGGATCACCCTCGGCATGCGCAGCCGCATTGCCGACAAGCGCGAAAGGCGCGCGGCCCACAACGCATCATCCCGGGGAGACCGCTCATGA